The Pseudoalteromonas translucida KMM 520 genome has a window encoding:
- a CDS encoding RNA recognition motif domain-containing protein yields the protein MKLLVRNLSRATSEHDLRTLFAEHGKVTTCNLVLDKETGQSKGFAFVEMPNDIEVKGAIKALNQATVDKSKIRVKLADA from the coding sequence ATGAAACTATTAGTTCGCAACTTATCTCGTGCTACTTCTGAGCACGACCTTCGTACTTTATTTGCAGAGCACGGTAAAGTGACTACCTGTAACTTAGTACTTGATAAAGAAACTGGCCAATCTAAAGGCTTTGCCTTTGTTGAAATGCCAAACGACATAGAAGTTAAAGGTGCAATTAAAGCCCTTAACCAAGCAACTGTTGATAAAAGCAAAATCCGCGTTAAATTAGCAGATGCTTAA
- a CDS encoding YdcF family protein, whose protein sequence is MARILIPLIARMNDTLNNYFIELGIPAAVFLDIPLSRFTFENALLAKPILASANISHAILFSSAFHMQHAHYIFNHVLPILNLNLVSAKAPLPDIKLVQLYAY, encoded by the coding sequence TTGGCGCGCATTTTAATACCACTGATTGCGCGCATGAACGATACACTAAACAATTATTTTATTGAGCTTGGAATACCTGCAGCTGTATTTTTAGACATTCCATTAAGCCGCTTTACCTTTGAGAATGCTCTACTGGCTAAACCTATTTTAGCGAGTGCTAATATCAGCCATGCAATTTTGTTCAGCTCGGCGTTTCATATGCAGCATGCGCATTATATATTTAACCATGTGCTGCCAATATTAAATCTAAATTTAGTCAGTGCTAAGGCACCATTACCAGATATTAAATTAGTGCAGTTGTATGCCTATTAA
- the lipA gene encoding lipoyl synthase: MNKPVKMEPGVKLRDAAKMALIPVKVLPTEKNEMLRKPEWLKIRLPKSTERIEGIKQAMRKHGLHSVCEEASCPNLSECFNHGTATFMILGAICTRRCPFCDVAHGRPLTPDATEPEKLALTIKDMKLSYVVITSVDRDDLRDGGAQHFADCIREIRKHSPNITIEILVPDFRGRMDRALEILIETPPDVFNHNLETAPRLYKLARPGADYKWSLELLRRFKEAHPEIKTKSGLMVGLGEEISEIEEVLRDLRAHNVDMLTVGQYLQPSKHHLPVKRYVPPAEFDALKAYADEIGFTHAASGPFVRSSYHADQQAAGKEVK, from the coding sequence ATGAATAAACCAGTCAAGATGGAACCAGGTGTAAAACTACGCGACGCAGCAAAAATGGCGTTGATCCCCGTAAAAGTTTTACCAACAGAAAAAAACGAAATGTTACGCAAGCCAGAGTGGCTAAAAATTCGCTTACCTAAATCAACTGAGCGTATTGAGGGCATTAAACAAGCAATGCGTAAGCATGGACTACACTCGGTATGCGAAGAGGCTTCGTGCCCTAACCTATCTGAATGTTTTAACCACGGTACAGCTACCTTTATGATTTTAGGTGCAATTTGTACTCGTCGTTGCCCATTTTGTGATGTTGCCCATGGTCGTCCATTAACACCTGATGCAACTGAGCCTGAAAAACTAGCGCTTACAATTAAAGACATGAAGCTAAGCTATGTGGTTATTACCTCGGTAGATCGTGATGATTTACGTGATGGTGGCGCGCAGCATTTTGCCGATTGTATTCGCGAAATTCGCAAGCACAGCCCAAATATTACTATTGAGATTTTAGTACCCGATTTCCGTGGCCGTATGGACCGCGCGCTCGAAATACTAATCGAAACCCCACCGGATGTGTTTAACCATAACCTAGAAACTGCGCCGCGTTTATACAAACTTGCGCGTCCAGGGGCTGATTATAAATGGTCACTTGAGCTACTGCGTCGCTTTAAAGAAGCGCACCCAGAGATTAAAACTAAGTCCGGTTTAATGGTTGGTTTAGGTGAAGAAATTAGCGAAATAGAAGAAGTACTTCGCGATTTACGTGCCCATAACGTTGATATGCTTACAGTAGGCCAATACTTACAGCCTTCTAAGCATCACTTACCAGTAAAACGTTACGTGCCACCTGCTGAGTTTGATGCACTAAAAGCCTATGCTGATGAAATTGGCTTTACCCATGCAGCCTCTGGCCCATTTGTACGCTCTAGCTACCATGCTGACCAACAAGCGGCAGGTAAAGAAGTAAAATAA
- a CDS encoding M28 family metallopeptidase has protein sequence MTIIKTTSLLLFLTLIGCSEQAADTTKLENSQALSINNIKQHIKTLASDEFEGRGPLTAGEVKTIGYLTKQYQAFGLSGAYNDKYLQPVKMAKVTADQNMQLTIGELTFSAGKDFTARTEQLQSVIDVRNSDVVYVGYGINAPEYNWNDYKNLDVTGKTVVVLVNDPGFATQDDSLFTGNAMTYYGRWTYKYEEAARQGAAAVLIVHETAPAAYPWSVVESSNTGTKYTLIDDTNNTSKLPVMGWLHLEATERLFNAANLNYQQLKQQALNADFKALPLNVKANLAFKNEVSHAKSHNVVAQLTGSELPEEYVVISAHWDHFGTKQTDSGPKIYNGAVDNASGTAATLEIARVMSKIHQQTPFKRSIIFANFTAEETGLIGSEEFASGAVIPTKQMVGLLNIDGMNVLDATDYVLQYGKGLSEMEDYLAKAAKQQGRTVKMDPRPQNGLFFRSDHFSLSKQGVPSLLFMSLGDTDPDYITHKYHKEADDYSADWSLGGVEQDSQLIINIATQLANSNDWPKWKAESDFKTKREQDKR, from the coding sequence ATGACAATTATAAAAACAACCAGCCTTTTATTATTTCTAACGCTCATAGGTTGCTCAGAGCAAGCTGCTGACACAACTAAACTTGAAAACTCCCAAGCACTTAGTATTAATAATATTAAACAGCACATTAAAACACTCGCCTCAGACGAATTTGAAGGTCGTGGCCCCCTTACAGCCGGTGAAGTAAAAACAATTGGTTATTTAACTAAGCAATACCAAGCGTTTGGTTTAAGCGGTGCTTATAACGATAAGTACTTACAACCGGTAAAAATGGCAAAAGTAACTGCTGATCAAAATATGCAATTAACTATTGGTGAGCTCACTTTTAGTGCAGGTAAAGACTTTACTGCCCGTACCGAGCAGCTACAAAGCGTTATTGATGTGCGTAATTCTGACGTGGTATATGTAGGCTATGGTATTAATGCGCCAGAATATAACTGGAACGATTATAAAAACCTTGATGTAACAGGCAAAACCGTGGTGGTGTTAGTAAACGATCCTGGCTTTGCAACTCAAGACGACAGCCTGTTTACCGGTAATGCTATGACCTACTACGGTCGTTGGACTTACAAGTACGAAGAAGCGGCTCGCCAAGGTGCTGCTGCTGTTCTTATAGTGCACGAAACTGCACCAGCAGCTTACCCATGGAGCGTAGTAGAGAGCTCAAATACGGGTACTAAATATACGCTAATTGATGACACCAACAACACCTCTAAACTTCCTGTTATGGGATGGTTACACCTTGAGGCTACCGAGCGCTTATTTAATGCAGCAAACCTTAACTATCAGCAATTAAAACAGCAGGCTTTAAATGCTGACTTTAAAGCGCTGCCGCTTAACGTAAAAGCAAATCTGGCCTTTAAAAATGAAGTATCGCATGCAAAGTCGCATAACGTAGTAGCACAACTTACCGGTAGCGAGCTGCCAGAGGAATACGTTGTAATTAGCGCGCATTGGGATCACTTTGGCACTAAACAAACAGATAGCGGGCCTAAAATTTATAATGGTGCGGTAGATAACGCATCTGGTACAGCCGCCACGCTCGAAATTGCCAGAGTAATGAGTAAAATACATCAACAAACGCCATTTAAACGTTCGATCATTTTTGCCAATTTTACCGCAGAAGAAACTGGCCTAATTGGCTCAGAAGAATTTGCATCTGGTGCGGTGATCCCAACTAAACAAATGGTTGGCTTATTAAATATTGATGGCATGAACGTACTTGACGCTACTGACTATGTTTTACAGTATGGTAAAGGGCTTTCTGAAATGGAAGATTACTTAGCCAAGGCCGCTAAGCAACAAGGTCGAACGGTAAAAATGGATCCTCGCCCGCAAAATGGTCTGTTTTTTCGCTCTGATCACTTTTCGCTTTCTAAGCAAGGTGTGCCCAGTTTATTATTTATGAGCCTTGGTGATACCGACCCTGATTACATTACTCATAAATACCACAAAGAAGCCGATGATTACTCTGCTGACTGGTCGCTTGGTGGTGTAGAGCAAGATAGCCAATTGATCATTAATATAGCCACACAACTGGCTAACAGCAACGATTGGCCAAAGTGGAAAGCAGAGTCTGACTTTAAAACAAAACGTGAGCAAGATAAGCGTTAG